ACTATATCACAGGGAATTCCTCAACCCCGTCTTCAGGATGCTGCTCAAATCTTGCCAGTGTGGTGAGTTCACAGCCACTATGCCTATGTCAGGTTCTCGGCGGGGGTGCATCGTCACTGGGAATCAGCATCAATCAAACTCAGGCTCTGGCCTTGCCTGGTGCTTGCAAGGTGCAAACCCCACCCACCAGTCAGTGTAAAACTACTAATGGTAAGAGAACAAAAATTCTATTTGATTGGGTTGAGAAACAATTCAACTCGACAAATATGTGCATCCAATTCCAACCCTATGTATGAATATCACGCCTTGAGATATACTAAGCAAATATCTACCATTATACTACAATGAATAGAAATTAGAAACTATAAGAGAACGTTTATACTTGCAAAGATAAGCATACCCCATATTCTAAACTATATCTTTCTGCTAACGTACAATATATGTTTTTGTCAACAGCTGCTTCCCCAGCAGACTCACCAGCAGGAACAGAAGCAGAGTCTCCAAATTCAGTTCCATCAGGTACTAACACATTGGGGAAGTGATTTAGTTATGCTTCAGAGCTTGATTATCCAATTTGAACCTTGGCCATGTTAACCATTTAAGTTGAAATTCACTTGCAGGAACCGGATCAAAATCCACTCCCTCAACCGGTGATGGATCATCCAGTGGAAATTCAATCAATCTGTCAATTCCGCTGTTTCTAATTTTGGCAGCAGCCTATGCCTCAGTTTTCTGAACATACTGATTCTTTAATCAGTTGGGTTCCCATTTGAAATGGCTATTCTTTTGCTTGTTATTGTCGATTGTTGTAGTTTAATCATATATTGTCAAAGTCCCTTGTGTTGAAGGGTTCAGTCTATTCATTTTGCGACCTCTATTGGGTTACGTGATTTTGTATTATGAGAAGTCTTTATTCTCTCCTTTATCAATAAAACATGGATTGAAATTTgtgtgttatcatggtttttatTACAACCactgaaagagaaaaaaaatggt
Above is a genomic segment from Medicago truncatula cultivar Jemalong A17 chromosome 5, MtrunA17r5.0-ANR, whole genome shotgun sequence containing:
- the LOC11444742 gene encoding non-specific lipid transfer protein GPI-anchored 5, with the protein product MAHSKMNMNLVLVVIAMMCAGATAQSSCTNVLVSLSPCLNYITGNSSTPSSGCCSNLASVVSSQPLCLCQVLGGGASSLGISINQTQALALPGACKVQTPPTSQCKTTNAASPADSPAGTEAESPNSVPSGTGSKSTPSTGDGSSSGNSINLSIPLFLILAAAYASVF